AGTTGAATCTTGAATTGGTGTGAACATTAAGGTGCATAATGCCCGTAGGAATCACGATAGCCATTAGTTTTCTCTTTGATATCTTCAATTATCCCTCTCTGGCATGAGGTGTTTAATAGTCTGAGCTTGTTAGCCATACTCCATTGTACTACTCTAGACTTATGTATCGAGACTCTGGCTTAACACATGAGGATTTTCAGGAAGCTGAGGAATTGTTCGAGACAATATCGCAAGCACTTCTCTCATCTGTTGACCGTGATTGTCTGAGTGGTTGGGGAGGGCATGTTTACATTGTGTAAGttctcatttcttctcttcttttccacACATTTGTTATCCAAAATTAGTTCTTAAAACAAACTTCCATGGTGATGTGTTGTACAGAACACCAACAGAGATTAAGGAGAGGATCCTAAAGGGAAGGATGGATTGATCTGCTTCTTCTATTCAAGTTGTTTTCCGCTGTAATCCGGTTTTAAGTAGTGTAACCTTCACATCCCGGTTTAATTATATGATCATTCCTTGGCTGAAATTATGGGTTATGTATGAAGTTTGATTTTCCTCTTGGATAATggattatatgattttaattcgTAGAGTTATCGAAGAATAACACTTTTAACTCAATTGTTTCCaactaaataagaaaaaacaggGGAAACTAAAATATCACAGTAACCGCCAGATCTTAGAGCAGTTACAGCGACTAACTCCTCAAAGGCCTCTCTAATTTCCTGTCCTAATTCGATCGGCTTGTTATGTCTGTTAATCCGCATAATAACTAATCTAGAATAATCCAAAATCGGAAGTTGGTCGTGATGGGTAACGTAATGGACTCATTCTTCACCGGATTCTCTCATTCTATCGGAAACTTCTTTGGTTCTCCACTTGACTTTTTATCTGGAAAATCTTGCAGGTAATTATACACAAAACCATCACTTATATTACAATAATCTTCAAAGTTTATTGGTTTGCTTAACGGAAACTTAAAACTAATCTTACTTGGAACAGTTCGGTTTGTCCATCACCGTGGGATTTCATATGCTACGTTGAGAATTTCTGCGTGGCTAATCTTGCGAAAACCGCCTTAATCCTAATCTTATCCTACTTCTTTCTATTCTTCATCTACATGCTATACAAAGTTGGTTTTTGGCATTGTATCATCCACGGTTTCTTCAAACTCCTATGGGTTTTGGTCTCTTGTTGGTTCTACATGCTTGGCTATTGTTGTAGTTTCTTCTGCTATGATCTGCTACACTCTAAACGTAGAAGAAGACGCAGACACAACAGATATATAGAGGAAGATTATGATGATAATagtgatgacgatgatgatgttgatgatgatgggtcGTTCACGTACCATAGATCGAAGCGAGAATGCAGAAAAGAAGAACGTCTTAGAAAGTCTCTGAGACCGAGGAACCATCGTGTTAGAGTTGGTGTGAGGAAAGACCATCGTTCTGACTCGGGTTTGAGCCAACATGCTGATGGTGGTAGTCCGATACATGGTGTTAGAGTGAGTAGAGAGTCTAAGTTCGCACGGAAGGTTTCAAAACGCAGAAATCGAGTTCACCATGGTGATAGAATGAACCATGTCAGTCTTCTTAATTAATACATCACAATGGAGGAATTACCTGCAACTGTCAATGATCTCCTCTAAGCTTTATAATTCCTCTTCTTGAAAGTTGACCAGCTGCATGGGTCAATTTTTATAAACCAATCTCTCTGTGTTTTTGGACCTTTTCATTATGTTTAATTCTTGCTTCTTCGGTTTAATAAGTATTGTAATCAACATAATACcaaatatttagttttgttatgacttatgagggcaaaaccaaaacatgaaTGAGAATCTTTAGAGTGCTCGCAAAATCTTGAATCAAGAATCATATTTATGGTAATGGGCTCCTCAATATTGCTTCAGGGACAACAGCTAGAATGTGTGATGTACCTAAAGgaccacaaaaaaagaacacaagtttcagcaatttgttttcattggtCAACACATCAATTGTTcacaaaactacaaaacaaTCTAACTGAGGTTTTACTAACATGAATCATGTAAATATGATAGGTTGCTCGATTTGtgcaaacacaaacaataagaaaactataagaCTTAAGGAATTTcatcacacacaaaaatacaatttatttttctataatctaTAATGTTTTGCTTTCATTCCGATTATACCcttgataatgatgattagGTGAGGGTAATTTCGTTATTTACAATTAAACTCacataattacaaaataatgttgCCTTGCCCTGAGATAAACATCaccaaaaaatgttttttttttctttcttagagcaaacaatttg
This sequence is a window from Arabidopsis thaliana chromosome 1 sequence. Protein-coding genes within it:
- a CDS encoding uncharacterized protein (unknown protein; FUNCTIONS IN: molecular_function unknown; INVOLVED IN: biological_process unknown; LOCATED IN: cellular_component unknown; BEST Arabidopsis thaliana protein match is: unknown protein (TAIR:AT1G78922.1); Has 47 Blast hits to 47 proteins in 13 species: Archae - 0; Bacteria - 0; Metazoa - 1; Fungi - 1; Plants - 42; Viruses - 0; Other Eukaryotes - 3 (source: NCBI BLink).) gives rise to the protein MGNVMDSFFTGFSHSIGNFFGSPLDFLSGKSCSSVCPSPWDFICYVENFCVANLAKTALILILSYFFLFFIYMLYKVGFWHCIIHGFFKLLWVLVSCWFYMLGYCCSFFCYDLLHSKRRRRRRHNRYIEEDYDDNSDDDDDVDDDGSFTYHRSKRECRKEERLRKSLRPRNHRVRVGVRKDHRSDSGLSQHADGGSPIHGVRVSRESKFARKVSKRRNRVHHGDRMNHVSLLN